The following coding sequences are from one Rutidosis leptorrhynchoides isolate AG116_Rl617_1_P2 chromosome 11, CSIRO_AGI_Rlap_v1, whole genome shotgun sequence window:
- the LOC139875657 gene encoding uncharacterized protein, which produces MARERFKDDHNMQLKIKLIGRRTKDGRNYNLPTVDEVAALIVGDINVSSFDERDILIDSHIKGLKRISELHPEYLALQYPLLFIYAKDGYRTDILHRDVNVYEHTTQKKKRVTMREFFAYKLQERAVPTLVHLGRKLYQQFVVDAYTMIESERISFIRKNQNILRADTFSNVINASLSGNVVNSMMGNMIKLPSSFTGSARYMIKNYRDAMALFRVFGYPDLFLTFTCNPKWPEITRELDGTEVYTMEFQKRGLPHAHICLFLDERSKMPQLEDVDKYICAEIPDEINEPELYQLVSDLMIHGPCGDKNPSCQCTNTETKKCTKRFPKPFSDVTKTDKDGYPIYRRRNNGRTVRKQGHDLDTSCVVPYNPQLLKIYQAHLNVEWCN; this is translated from the exons ATGGCCCGTGAAAGGTTTAAAGATGATCATAATATGCAGTTGAAGATTAAATTAATTGGTAGACGAACCAAAGATGGACGTAATTACAATCTGCCAACAGTTGATGAAGTTGCGGCACTTATTGTTGGTGATATCAATGTATCTTCCTTTGACGAAAGGGATATATTAATTGATAGTCATATTAAAGGGTTAAAAAGAATCTCTGAGCTTCACCCTGAATATTTAGCTCTACAATACCCTCTTCTGTTTATTTATGCAAAAGATGGGTACCGTACAGACATACTTCATCGTGATGTCAATGTCTATGAGCATACCACACAGAAGAAAAAAAGGGTTACTATGCGTGAATTTTTTGCATATAAACTTCAAGAACGTGCTGTACCCACACTTGTGCACTTGGGTCGTAAGTTGTATCAACAATTTGTAGTAGATGCTTACACTATGATTGAGTCAGAAAGAATATCATTTATAAGGAAGAATCAAAATATTCTAAGAGCTGATACTTTCTCCAACGTAATAAATGCATCGTTATCGGGTAATGTGGTGAATAGTATGATGGGAAATATGATAAAACTTCCTTCCTCATTCACGGGTAGTGCTAGATATATGATTAAGAATTATCGTGATGCTATGGCACTTTTTCGTGTATTTGGTTATCCCGACTTATTCTTAACTTTTACATGTAATCCAAAGTGGCCCGAAATCACAAGAGAATTGGACGGGACAG aaGTGTATACCATGGAATTTCAAAAACGTGGTTTGCCTCATGCCCATATATGCTTATTCCTTGATGAAAGAAGCAAAATGCCTCAACTAGAAGATGTAGATAAGTATATATGCGCTGAAATACCGGATGAAATCAACGAACCAGAACTGTATCAACTCGTGTCAGATTTAATGATACACGGCCCTTGTGGGGACAAGAATCCATCGTGCCAATGCACTAATACAGAAACCAAAAAATGTACAAAAAGGTTTCCAAAACCTTTCTCAGATGTCACAAAAACTGATAAAGACGGTTATCCAATCTACCGAAGAAGGAATAACGGAAGAACGGTCAGAAAACAAGGTCACGATTTGGATACCAGCTGTGTGGTACCTTATAACCCTCAACTACTTAAAATATACCAAGCACATCTCAATGTAGAGTGGTGTAACTAA